The genomic interval GTCTCTACACAGTTTATGCTGACTGAGCAACTCCATTTCGCTTCTGATGAACCTCATCAGTCCGGCCCCCAAGTCTTTGAAAGTACCAAAATGCCCTGCTTACAAATTCAGACCAAAAGTTGccatcttttgatttctccaTTTTGGCCATTTCCAACCTGGGACTCACGAATATTGTTTACCTCATCACTAACTAGTAACTGGTGAAAGCAACGACAGTGCGATATAGATTAAACAGCCTCGCAATGAAACACGTGTATCATTCATGTCCTTTGTCCAAACACTTGGTTCTACTTATCTGTACATACATACTATTCCATTTGTATTTCAAGCATAAAGAACAACATTCACCAGCATAAAAGCAAAAATGTCTCTAATTGCTAATCCATTAATCTCCATGCTAAACCATCTACAATTACAAATCTGAGAACCAATGTGAAATATGCAGTCTTGGCTCTCTTCAGTGTTTTAGAACGCGCCAGCTGTTCCCTAATTCGATTCACTTTCAGATGGACTCGCATCTGTTTCAGTTGCTGGTGCTCCAGTTGTTGAGGATTCCTGCTGCTTATCCACAGATTCTACTGGTACAATGGGCTTCTTGAACTGGACCAAGATCATGGTCATGTTATCGCATCCCTCCCCACCAGCAGTCGACGGCGCCAAACACTTGTCAAAGACTCTTTCAACCACCACAGACAGTTTGCTTTCCTGCTCAATTTCCACCACAGACAAGGCAATATATCAAGCCACAAAAATATACAAAAGTGAAGTGCTTAATTTGAAACCGAAAAATGGGGGTAAAAGGGAGGGGAGATTTTTCCCTAACCAATTTTAGCTGCTCATGCACAAAATCTACCAGCTGCTGGCTTGACATGCAATCCCTGTAAGATATTTACAAAAACAGTCACCAATTTGGATTCTGACAAGTATCCGAAACTTATTATCTACTAGAATGTAGTATAAAGAGTAGAACCTTGTGAGCTGAAACTCATGCCATATTAGGGATGGTGGACTGGTGGTAAACTAAAAGGTCCTAGGTACAAAGTTCATATTTTTCAAGTGAAGcttaaattattttctatCAATCTTCTACCCTCAACTTTTACATAGAGAACAGGGAAGTAACTTCTTCACATGATAAGTAGAGgatattatataaaataataaataaagaacACAAAGAAAAGCTTAAAAACATACCAGATACCATCACATGCTAACACCATAAACTCATCGTCATCACAAAGTTCAACCTGATTACAAGTGTATGACAAATAGATTaaatataaacaaaataataacTATCTGTAAAATTCATTTTGACAAGGAAACATGAAATAAAACCCATTTATGAATCTCGATAGTCCCAACTACTATTTTATCGACCGgcaataattattttcttttaaggaaaattaattaataggCAATACAAAACATACAGCATTTATATCTGGACTGGCAGTTACAATTTGTTTTTCTGCAGGCAAGAACTTATTCTGCTTGAATTCCATGTCACCTGAAATACATGCAGAACTAATGTAAGCATGGACGGGCAGTACAAGATGTCCAACAGGTTAGAGTTTGCATGCAAAGCACATTTCATCTAATTAGGAAACAAGACAGTGAGTGGGAATGCTTTCACTCGTATCGAACTGCCTCTTTAAATGAAGGAGTTCCATCGATCATAGCCACATGTTAAGTCTCATAAGATATGTATTGCATTTTGGTGCCGATGTAACAAGTGTGTAAGTAAAGCTAGTACACTATGAATTAAGGAGCAGCAGGGGAATGACACCTATAGCTCTTGCAAGATTCAAACTGCCATTGACTCGTCCAGCATGGATAAAACCACCAGCTTTTAATATCCTTTCCTTCTCAAGCTCAAGATCAGGTTTGTGATCTCTGGACAGGTTATATGCCTGAAAATGATAGAGACAGCTCAAAAAACCATATATAGAGGTTGCTGAGATTCGAGAATGAAGAATATTAAGTTGAAGACatctttaaaattttaaaacaccCTTGGACACTAACTCAAATATGCTATTCACGTACTATaattgaaaagttaaaaaGCCTTCTAATGTTTAAGCAATCAGCAGAACAATTATGCAGAAGAACAGCAGAAACTGATAAATTACCTGACCCTTCCTAGATATCACACAACGAGAATCACCAGCATTGGCAACAACAAGTTGGTTGTTTCTAATAATTGCAACACAAGCGGTGCTCCCAGAAGTTGGACCACTGAAATCAGAGTGAGGCCCctgaaaaacataacaaatgtTATAGAATGCATTGACACCACCattaaaaaaagtaaaaggCCTACAGGAATGAGGAAATTAAAAGATGGAAGTGCAAGCGAAAGATTGACACAGAAGGACATAAAGTAGAAGAGATATAAAGGAGGACATTTCTCCTTTGTTTGGTTGGCGAGGAGGGAAAAGAACTGGAGTTGTTTAATATAAATCAAGTGaacttaaataatttaaaagcAGCATTTATAAAACTGGTCTTATTATCAAGGAACAGAGCTGTTCACACTGATATGGGCCCATTCTACACTTCCGCCAATCCCCCACTTTCGTGAAGAGTAAGAGGTAAATAAAAGTGGAACTACCAGAGGAATCCTAGTATTCTTATTACCATATGATAAACCAAGATAAAAGCAGAAACATAAAGCATAACCCTCTTCAGGTTAGATGTTAACTCCAATCAAGTAACTGTTCCTTGCACTTACCTCCTCAAAAGCCCAATCATCAGCTTGATCATTACCCCCACTGCTCCTTGGAGACCAGATTAACCCTTCTATCATGCCAGTAAACTTGTTTATCTTATCACCCAGAACAGCCAACTCTCTCCAACCCCTCTGTCCACGCATCATTTCATCCATTCTGCACATATCAACATACCAACATCCTAGtattacaaaaagaaaaccaaactTCATAACAAGACCTCAATTACGGAGGTAGATACTAACACTTTGTAATATCTTTCAATTACTAATTTTTTCCAGATTGATATCTCTATCTCAAGTATGTGTGACCGCATAAACAATCCAGATGATAAAGGGATAGACCCGGCCAGCCTACTTCCAGCCTATAAGCTCAAGCCAATTAAGGGCAGCATCTACTTTAGTAAGACAATGTGGTCAAATCCTTCTTCAGCAGGATGACCAAATTCAACACAAAGTGGAAATCCATTTCAAAAGGCCTAGAACCTTCTCGATAGCTGATCGATTACTGACGTGTCCTTTCATACTATAGCAGCATTTTAATGTTTGCACCTGTCTTCTCCAGTCAGATAATGATACAAGACAACTGATATAGCAAAGGTGTAACCTGAAAAAAGCTTTCTGAACAGAAGTTCCAATGTCTCCAGCTGAATATGCTTCATTCTTGAGCACTTGTCGGTGAAGATATTTGGCACAGAATTTGGCAACTACCTTTCCTGTAGGATATTGTAACAAAGACAGGTGACAAAAAGCATAGGAATCAAATTCATCTCACCACCACACCAATATTaataaaaagaatgaactaacTCCTTCAGCACTGAAATGAACCATTTCTATAGCTTATACAACTCGTGAAGTAGAATATAAATGCTGGCAGACAGGCAACACAAAGTCCCAGATGGTGAGGTGAAGGTTACCTCCATGGCCATCATAAACACCAAAGAATGAAGTGGAATCATCAAGATCGGGATAAGCAGCATGAGCATCCTCCATAGTGGCACGCCATCCTTGCATGGATGACAAACCATATCTCACCCACCCATTCTCTCCATCTTCAGACAGCTTGTCAGTTTTGGGAGTGCTCAGATATATCCCCATTCTTCCAATCTATTACTTAAACAATCACTCCGTCAGCAATTTAAGCAAGCACCAAATGAAAATGCAGATGAACTATTACTGCTACTCGCCTACTCTATCCGGTAAATCACGAGTCAACACACAGCAGTAAACACTTAATTTcagttataaaaaaaaaaacatgatccAGATGCATCAATCAACTAAACAAGACTAGATCAGCCAGTCCTTACTAGTGCTTAACTGAAAAACAAGGAATCGAGCTATAAGCATATGACATAGACATGAATTGAAAGATGCAGATGCGAATTTGTAAGATAAATCGACAAGAGAAGCAGGGAGTACATATTAACtgatgatgaattgatgatttgaggaaaagagagaagagagctCAAGATCGAGAAGGAAACAAGTAATCGAGAACTAAAGAttcagagaaagagagagtccATGTCATTGGGTGACTTTGTGTAAGAGGAAGACTGCGTGGAGACTAGGAATCGAGATATCAGGATATATGGATTTTTCAACTCCTCTCTATCAACACCTATGTTTTACTGTATTTActtttgtttctctctctctctctctctctctctctctctctctctctctctctctcattatCGTAGTCGGTCGCCTACGCTACTTTTCTCCCTCTTTTGTTCCCTTTCCTTTTTCTGGAAAgctttttttctattttcttttgctaattatatataattagaacttttctatttaatttcagaaaatgaagtttcactctatatatatattgaaatctatcaatttttttagaaaacacgtcaatcatttattaaaacaGATAATGTATATGACAACAGTCGATTATAAGAAGCCAACTACATACTGGAAATAAATTCCTCACTTTAGAGTTTTCATTCtggatataaattatatatatataactctatcaatttttttgGAAGACACATCAACCATTTATTAAAGCATATAATGTATATGACAACAGTCGATTATAAGAAGCCAACTACGTACTCGAAATAAAACTCCTCACTAGTAACCAAGAAACTACCCTCCCTATCCACAAGTATACAACATAACCAATGGGCGAAAGCCGGACCGGCCTAAAATAAATCATCATATGTTCCCTCAGAATAATGCATACGAAAagctaaaaaagaagaaaatcaaaCATAAACTCAATCAACCGAGCTCAGCCCCAACTAAACTTGATCTCAAAGCCAAAGAGcaaaaaaatacaagaatAAAACGAAAGAAAACAACAAGCTCCATCTAAGAACTATAACGACAATAACTCATAAGGATCATCCCAACAAGCCCAAAATGACTTGGCCAGCAGCCCAAAGACTTCCATCACCAAGCAGCTGTCGTAGCAACCACTGCATCAGTCAAAGCCGAAGAGGAACAAAGCTGATAAGCTGACAACATGAAACACCAAAGGAGAAACCAGATTTAGAAGAACCAACATAGGAGGCAGCAAGAACAAGCAAAAAAAGAGCTGAAACGATCACCCCAAAGAGTCACCCACAATTGGAAGAGAAGGAGAGATCAAGTATCAACTATTAAATTCTTACTTGAATGAAGCTATTGTTGAATAAAAAAGGACAAAATACTGGTCACTCTTCTAATTTCTAGTAACTCGACAATTTAGTCTTTTatgtttcaattttcaattgatcactccttatactttcaaattttttaacAATTTGGTCATTTTATTAAGTCTCCGTCCAATTGCACCGTTAAGTGATTTTTCCCTCTTATGTGATGTTTGTCAAGTTAGCAACTTAACGGTGTAATTAGACGGAGACTTAACGGAATGACCAAATTGTTTAAATTTTGAAAGTATAAAGAGtgatcagttgaaattgaaacatgaATGACTAAATTATCAAGTTAGTAAAAATTAGAGAAGTAACTAATAttttattcaataaaaaaaatactattAAATCTTTACAAGCTCCTATAATTTAGTTACACAGTGCCTGCAAAATGCTATAACTGTGCATTACACCACGATGTCTATTACTTCAGAGTACAAATCATTATCGTTATTTCATGTAATGTATATGATGGATGACAAGTTATgatcttcattttcttcaatgcCACAATGGCACAATGTACGAGCAATTTTTTGTGCTATTATgttatatacaatatatatatatatatatgtatgtgtgtGATATGAAATTGTCATTGTAATATGAATGATATGTGCCATTGTGgcattgaagaaaatgaagatcATAATTTGTCATCCATCATATACTCTTCATGAAATAAAGATAATGATTTGTACTTGTTTCCACTTGCAGGCATTTCGAAAAGCACAGACATACATACATTTGAACATGATGGAGAACACTCACAATCGGAAAGAATTTATTAGCCTCATACAATTAGGTTTCATTTCATTTACCAAATTCAACAGCAACAGCAAGTCGATAATACCGGAAGATCTCCCATTAGATTTATCGTAAATAAATCCAGAGATACGATAATATGGTAGCCTGGAATGGCATCATGGTTTTCATTCCACCTAGCTAGCTTCAACATGGTTTAAAAGAAACTTTgagaaatatttatttatcaattatctacaatatgtcataagaaattattatataaatattagtTTAgagtgagttatagtaatttaaggtgaaataatcgtcgaacattattaaaaatttacttaaaaaaaaatatatatatatattatgtatatCTAAAAGGAGGCTAGGTCATCATgccttatttacatatgatacattaaacatgaaaattacaTGAGTGGTTTATGACCACATAAATGATCTATGAGGTACAGAATTGTCAATGTCTTCATCATGTCCTTGAGTAAAACCATGAATATATTGTGaaaaatagtcattaaatgatactgtcattttctaattttgcatatacaTACTCATATGCCAACCATAGGGGTCGTGGGTGATTGGTTGTGGGTTGTGGTACTAGTAGTTCCCGTTCGGATCAAGCATTTCTCGACTTTGACCATAACCATAGATTTTTGAAGATTGTGCATCAGATTGTGTCAATATGTTTTTACTTGATTGCAtctcattagagaataaatataatggataagacatgttgaattccCCCCATAAGAATAAGGTCTCTCATTACTTCCTCATAGATTAAAAGAATTCGATTCCCCTCAACAACTAGTtcagttttatttcaattttaggtgAATGTTGACACATGaaatacaatatataataaagaaaaccatatataacaataagttaGTGTAGTAGAGTTGACTATAACTCTATACTTACAAAATGATGAATCGaaggttcgattctcctaattaatgattttttattttatttgaagttggTATGACACGTGGCGATATTATGAAATATCGGGAAATTTCGAAAGTTTCGGGAAATATCGAAATTTTCCATCAAAAAATGATTGGTATGTAACAATATATCTAtatgtaaaaaaatataaactttCGCGAAAATATCAAGAAAATTATGAATATTTTAGTCATTGATAACGTGAACCAAATAATATACTCCATTAAATAACTTGATAAGACCAAATGATAGAGATAAGATAATGATATGGTTTGTAGAATTAGTTGGTGTCAAGTCAAATCTTTGGGCTGATTGGGGAATCGCAAATTTACTGTGTCCCTAAACCCGTGATCGCAATACTTGGTTAGAGTTGTGTAGATGATTCTTTGTTCGGCTGGCTGGATTCATATGTCATATTCTGTCCAACTGTAATGTATGTAAGGATAACGTATATTTATGGCTAAAATGGCTCAATCTCTCTGTTGaattaaagaaacaactgACGCTGCCCCAGTCGATATATTTCTATACATCAACCAAGTCTGAAGATCGATCTTACTGCGTAGCCTATCGCATGCCATGGAAAGTTGACTTTAAGTTCGTGTTTATTTGGTAGTTCCATCAGCCATGATAAATATAAACTCAATTTGAAACTTTTATAATGTTATGTACTATATTACCTACTAAGCAAGTTAGTCAATATACAATACCATTCTGATCTCCAGCCATGAACTCGTGAAACTTTCCATTAATCTCACATAAGCTGCAACCTGCAGTCTTCTCAACCCCCGACTCATTCATCATGTCTCTCCATCTTTGTGCCTTTTCCCACTCACCGCAAGACGCGTACAAGTTTGCAAACATCATGTACTCCCCGTCGCTTCGAGGCCGAGCAGCCCTGCACGTCGATACAATTAGCTTCATTGCTTTCTCCCCATTTTCAAGGTCTTGATGTATCACACAAGCACTCAGCAAAGAACCCAACACGGACTCGCCTGCTTCAAACGGCATCGATTCTACCAGTGTCAAAGCACTGTCTACAAGCCCCGCTCTGCTCAAAAGGTCGACCATGCACCCATAATGCTCTGCCTTTGGAGTTATCCCGAAATGTTTTTCCATTGAATTGAACAATTCACATCCTTGTTCCACCAGCCCTCCATGGCTGCAAGCACTTAAGACACCAATGAAGGTGATATTATCTGGTTTTACTCGCCAATCGGCTCTCATTTGGTTGAAGATTTTCAGAGCAGCGTAGCTAAAACCGTGAAGAACAAGTCCAGAAATGATGGCATTCCAACAGTAGACATCTTTGTGTTTGAACTTGTAGAACACCACCAAAGAGTTAAGTATGCATCCGCACTTGGCATACATATCTATAAGTGCTGTTACTACATGGGGACTTGAAGCCTTGCCAGAGAGTTTAGCGtatgtgtgtatctttacgcCATTTTCAAGCGATCCCAACTGAGCACAGGCAGATAAAGCACTAGTCACACTCAGATGATCCGGTTTGATATTTCCCACCTTCATTTTGTCAAACAATTCAATTGCCTTGGAGTAAAACTGATTTGTCAGATAACCTTTTATCATTGTGTTCCAAGTTATGACATTTTTATCGGGCATCGACTCGAACAAGTCATGCGCTTCAACCATATCTCCGGCGTTCATGCACGCCAATATCATCGAGTTCCAAGACACAATGTCCTTGTCAGGAATTCTATTGAAAATGCTTCTGGAACATGTTTTGCTTCCGGTCCCTGCGAAACCAGAGATCATAGTATTGAAAGACAAAAGATCGTGCGATGGCATTGTATCGAAGACTCGCACCGCATTCCCCATCTGCCCACTGGAAGCATACGCATATAGCATGGAGTTCCAGGCAACCATATCTTTCACAGGCATTTTATCAAACGCTTTGCGGGCATCCGCTACGATTCCAAGAGAAGAATACATGTTCAGCAGAGCAGTTTGGACGAAAAGATGGTCACAAAACCCAGTTTTCAGTGTCTGTCCGTGAAGTGCTAACCCTACACCCAAATAACAAGCATTACCTGCCGCTTTCAGCAATACCGGAAATGTATAGTTATCCACACAGACCAAGCCTTTGCATGTTTACATACGACCGAATTGCACGCCCTACATTCCCCTCCAGCAC from Argentina anserina chromosome 2, drPotAnse1.1, whole genome shotgun sequence carries:
- the LOC126782802 gene encoding probable protein phosphatase 2C 60, with translation MGIYLSTPKTDKLSEDGENGWVRYGLSSMQGWRATMEDAHAAYPDLDDSTSFFGVYDGHGGKVVAKFCAKYLHRQVLKNEAYSAGDIGTSVQKAFFRMDEMMRGQRGWRELAVLGDKINKFTGMIEGLIWSPRSSGGNDQADDWAFEEGPHSDFSGPTSGSTACVAIIRNNQLVVANAGDSRCVISRKGQAYNLSRDHKPDLELEKERILKAGGFIHAGRVNGSLNLARAIGDMEFKQNKFLPAEKQIVTASPDINAVELCDDDEFMVLACDGIWDCMSSQQLVDFVHEQLKLESKLSVVVERVFDKCLAPSTAGGEGCDNMTMILVQFKKPIVPVESVDKQQESSTTGAPATETDASPSESESN